A part of Dermacentor variabilis isolate Ectoservices chromosome 10, ASM5094787v1, whole genome shotgun sequence genomic DNA contains:
- the LOC142560204 gene encoding uncharacterized protein LOC142560204 isoform X1, which produces MQCSPYEIKDKLLKALDEDNNVVDMAAVIEVIGLLERTPITKDTLERTRLGKYINELRKRTSNDSLARRAKELVKSWRRLLPCDPQQQTPNGGGPPVVVVGPGPGPGIGPGPGPGLLSGPRRSPSCSSVSNSPVPPSLLAAAAAVTTAGAGPGLGPRRNGGFKPVSPACCPSAPCSPGSPLAHPHPRSPPPLEPVAKNNVANKRLRKSAASTDGPADSAKKAAWSPPNGVHPWDPIPSGNSAFESVRNRIATTTTSTTSPRLPKVKTTQQLIADLKAKSGLSLDGNTAAAAAVAAAAASATPPPPSSRPKRSGNYSLLGTDDETSRTKSELMDRFLKSSVPNGPSSSSPTTTTTTAKGGAPGEVAAILSALPEIGPEVELEEEEVPIVPLEVTPEVEERFATQQWEFVNGVYDHESQWRGWHEVTTGRSYGGDLLHMLPYVNIDW; this is translated from the exons ATGCAGTGCTCGCCCTACGAAATTAAGGATAAGTTGTTGAAAGCATTAGACGAGGACAACAAT GTGGTCGACATGGCTGCTGTCATCGAGGTCATTGGCTTGTTGGAGCGTACGCCCATTACCAAGGACACGCTGGAGCGCACACGCCTTGGGAAGTACATCAATGAGCTGCGCAAGCGCACAAGCAATGACTCCCTGGCCCGGCGGGCAAAGGAGCTGGTGAAAAGCTGGCGACGCCTGCTGCCTTGTGACCCACAGCAGCAGACTCCTAATGGTGGAGGCCCGCCGGTTGTGGTTGTGGGGCCGGGTCCCGGTCCGGGCATTGGGCCCGGACCGGGACCCGGCCTACTGTCGGGCCCGCGTCGTAGTCCAAGCTGTTCAAGTGTCTCCAACAGCCCCGTGCCACCTTCGCTCCTGGCGGCCGCTGCAGCCGTGACCACGGCAGGCGCCGGCCCTGGCCTAGGGCCTCGGCGCAACGGGGGCTTCAAGCCCGTCAGTCCTGCATGCTGCCCGTCGGCGCCGTGCTCCCCGGGCTCACCGCTTGCCCACCCGCACCCACGCAGCCCACCACCCTTGGAGCCTGTCGCCAAGAACAATGTAGCCAACAAACGACTCAGGAAATCTGCCGCCTCCACGGATGGACCAG CAGATAGCGCAAAGAAAGCAGCCTGGTCTCCGCCCAACGGTGTGCATCCGTGGGACCCCATCCCAAGTGGCAACTCTGCCTTCGAAAGCGTGCGCAACCGCATcgctaccaccaccaccagcaccacaTCTCCGCGGCTGCCCAAGGTCAAGACTACGCAGCAGCTCATAGCTGACCTGAAAGCCAAGAGTGGGCTCAGCCTGGATGGCAACACAGCCGCCGCTGCCGCAGTTGCAGCTGCAGCCGCATCAGCCACACCTCCGCCCCCATCCTCGCGGCCGAAGCGGTCCGGAAACTACAGCCTCCTGGGCACGGACGATGAAACGAGCCGCACCAAGTCAGAGTTGATGGACCGCTTCCTAAAGTCATCGGTCCCCAACGGACCATCCTCTTCCTCACCCACGACTACCACCACCACTGCCAAGGGTGGAGCGCCAGGTGAGGTGGCGGCCATCTTGAGTGCCCTGCCTGAGATCGGGCCAGAAGTTGAGCTCGAAGAGGAGGAAGTCCCTATAGTACCACTCGAAGTGACGCCCGAGGTTGAGGAACGCTTTGCGACACAGCAGTGGGAGTTTGTCAACGGAGTGTACGACCACGAGAGCCAGTGGCGGGGTTGGCACGAAGTGACCACGGGGCGCTCTTATGGGGGGGACCTTCTTCACATGTTGCCTTATGTAAATATAGACTGGTGA
- the LOC142560204 gene encoding uncharacterized protein LOC142560204 isoform X2 yields the protein MQCSPYEIKDKLLKALDEDNNVVDMAAVIEVIGLLERTPITKDTLERTRLGKYINELRKRTSNDSLARRAKELVKSWRRLLPCDPQQQTPNGGGPPVVVVGPGPGPGIGPGPGPGLLSGPRRSPSCSSVSNSPVPPSLLAAAAAVTTAGAGPGLGPRRNGGFKPVSPACCPSAPCSPGSPLAHPHPRSPPPLEPVAKNNVANKRLRKSAASTDGPDSAKKAAWSPPNGVHPWDPIPSGNSAFESVRNRIATTTTSTTSPRLPKVKTTQQLIADLKAKSGLSLDGNTAAAAAVAAAAASATPPPPSSRPKRSGNYSLLGTDDETSRTKSELMDRFLKSSVPNGPSSSSPTTTTTTAKGGAPGEVAAILSALPEIGPEVELEEEEVPIVPLEVTPEVEERFATQQWEFVNGVYDHESQWRGWHEVTTGRSYGGDLLHMLPYVNIDW from the exons ATGCAGTGCTCGCCCTACGAAATTAAGGATAAGTTGTTGAAAGCATTAGACGAGGACAACAAT GTGGTCGACATGGCTGCTGTCATCGAGGTCATTGGCTTGTTGGAGCGTACGCCCATTACCAAGGACACGCTGGAGCGCACACGCCTTGGGAAGTACATCAATGAGCTGCGCAAGCGCACAAGCAATGACTCCCTGGCCCGGCGGGCAAAGGAGCTGGTGAAAAGCTGGCGACGCCTGCTGCCTTGTGACCCACAGCAGCAGACTCCTAATGGTGGAGGCCCGCCGGTTGTGGTTGTGGGGCCGGGTCCCGGTCCGGGCATTGGGCCCGGACCGGGACCCGGCCTACTGTCGGGCCCGCGTCGTAGTCCAAGCTGTTCAAGTGTCTCCAACAGCCCCGTGCCACCTTCGCTCCTGGCGGCCGCTGCAGCCGTGACCACGGCAGGCGCCGGCCCTGGCCTAGGGCCTCGGCGCAACGGGGGCTTCAAGCCCGTCAGTCCTGCATGCTGCCCGTCGGCGCCGTGCTCCCCGGGCTCACCGCTTGCCCACCCGCACCCACGCAGCCCACCACCCTTGGAGCCTGTCGCCAAGAACAATGTAGCCAACAAACGACTCAGGAAATCTGCCGCCTCCACGGATGGACCAG ATAGCGCAAAGAAAGCAGCCTGGTCTCCGCCCAACGGTGTGCATCCGTGGGACCCCATCCCAAGTGGCAACTCTGCCTTCGAAAGCGTGCGCAACCGCATcgctaccaccaccaccagcaccacaTCTCCGCGGCTGCCCAAGGTCAAGACTACGCAGCAGCTCATAGCTGACCTGAAAGCCAAGAGTGGGCTCAGCCTGGATGGCAACACAGCCGCCGCTGCCGCAGTTGCAGCTGCAGCCGCATCAGCCACACCTCCGCCCCCATCCTCGCGGCCGAAGCGGTCCGGAAACTACAGCCTCCTGGGCACGGACGATGAAACGAGCCGCACCAAGTCAGAGTTGATGGACCGCTTCCTAAAGTCATCGGTCCCCAACGGACCATCCTCTTCCTCACCCACGACTACCACCACCACTGCCAAGGGTGGAGCGCCAGGTGAGGTGGCGGCCATCTTGAGTGCCCTGCCTGAGATCGGGCCAGAAGTTGAGCTCGAAGAGGAGGAAGTCCCTATAGTACCACTCGAAGTGACGCCCGAGGTTGAGGAACGCTTTGCGACACAGCAGTGGGAGTTTGTCAACGGAGTGTACGACCACGAGAGCCAGTGGCGGGGTTGGCACGAAGTGACCACGGGGCGCTCTTATGGGGGGGACCTTCTTCACATGTTGCCTTATGTAAATATAGACTGGTGA